Proteins encoded by one window of Gemmatimonadota bacterium:
- a CDS encoding ABC transporter ATP-binding protein: MSGVAADEPVLGAADPQMGRRLLGYVRPYRAGVAAAVGLLLVDAALALVSPALTRRALDVVIPAKDSAMLFTLGGLFLAALLVGFVAEYVQTVVTTWVGQRVMSDLRRQVFEKLQRLNVSFFDHQPVGRLVTRVTSDVETLNELFTSGVVTVIGDIATLLAISGMMLAINWRMALVAFAVLPLMGIVVAIFRKSMREAFRDIRGAVARMNGFLQEHLSGVRVVQLFDREAAIGAAFAETNRAHRDAQLRSIHLYALFFPVVEVLTATAVALLLWYGGLRSIGGFLTVGTLAAFIQLVRRFFQPLQDLSEKFNLLQSAMASGERLFRLLDSPIEVPEPVHPVAFPVPARGEVVFEDVWFRYSDDASYALSGVSFRVAPGETVALVGHTGAGKSTVLSLLLRFYAPTRGRILVDGVDIAEVDTGELRRRIGFVPQDLFLFRGDLERNLRLDRDLEPAAVQGALAAVGADGLMERLPGGLAHVVAERGRSLSVGERQLLSFARALAGSPPILVLDEATSAVDPESEGKIQSALATLRQGRTALVVAHRLGTVLDADRILVFHHGELREMGSHAELMAARGLYERLVRLQRGEVPRKGVG; encoded by the coding sequence GTGAGCGGCGTGGCCGCTGACGAGCCGGTTCTCGGAGCCGCCGATCCCCAGATGGGTCGGCGGCTCCTCGGCTACGTGCGCCCCTACCGTGCGGGGGTTGCCGCCGCCGTGGGGCTGTTGCTGGTGGATGCGGCGCTTGCCCTGGTGAGCCCGGCGCTCACGCGGCGAGCGCTCGATGTGGTGATCCCGGCCAAAGACAGTGCGATGTTGTTCACGCTGGGCGGGCTCTTTCTCGCGGCGTTGCTGGTTGGTTTTGTTGCCGAGTACGTCCAGACCGTGGTGACGACCTGGGTCGGTCAGCGAGTGATGTCGGATCTGCGGCGACAGGTGTTCGAGAAGCTGCAGCGACTCAACGTGTCGTTCTTCGATCACCAGCCGGTGGGCCGTCTGGTGACGCGCGTCACCTCCGATGTCGAGACCCTCAACGAGCTCTTCACCTCTGGCGTCGTCACGGTGATCGGCGACATCGCGACGCTCCTCGCCATCAGCGGGATGATGCTGGCCATCAACTGGCGGATGGCGCTGGTGGCCTTTGCCGTGCTGCCGCTGATGGGGATCGTGGTGGCCATCTTCCGGAAGTCGATGCGCGAGGCGTTTCGCGATATTCGCGGCGCCGTCGCCCGGATGAATGGATTCCTCCAGGAGCACCTCTCCGGCGTGCGTGTGGTGCAGCTCTTCGATCGCGAGGCCGCCATCGGGGCCGCTTTTGCGGAGACGAACCGGGCTCATCGTGATGCCCAGCTCCGCTCGATCCATCTCTACGCGCTCTTCTTTCCGGTGGTCGAAGTGCTCACCGCCACTGCCGTGGCACTGCTCCTCTGGTACGGTGGGCTCCGTTCGATCGGTGGCTTCCTCACGGTGGGCACTCTCGCGGCGTTCATCCAGCTGGTCCGCCGCTTCTTCCAGCCGTTGCAGGACCTGTCGGAAAAATTCAACCTGCTGCAGAGCGCCATGGCGAGCGGTGAGCGGCTCTTCCGACTGCTCGATTCCCCGATCGAGGTGCCCGAACCGGTGCACCCGGTAGCATTTCCGGTCCCGGCCCGCGGTGAAGTGGTCTTCGAGGATGTCTGGTTCCGCTACTCCGATGACGCATCCTATGCACTCTCCGGGGTTTCCTTCCGGGTTGCCCCGGGCGAAACGGTGGCACTTGTGGGGCACACCGGTGCTGGCAAGAGCACGGTGCTCTCCCTCCTGCTGCGCTTTTATGCGCCGACACGGGGTCGCATTCTCGTCGATGGCGTGGACATTGCCGAGGTGGACACGGGGGAATTGCGGCGGAGGATCGGGTTTGTGCCCCAGGACCTGTTTCTGTTCCGGGGGGATCTCGAGCGGAATCTTCGGCTCGATCGCGATCTCGAACCGGCCGCAGTGCAGGGGGCGCTGGCGGCGGTGGGCGCTGACGGGCTGATGGAGCGGCTCCCGGGCGGCCTCGCTCATGTCGTGGCGGAGCGTGGCCGATCATTGTCGGTGGGCGAGCGGCAGCTGTTGTCGTTCGCGCGGGCGCTGGCCGGGTCACCGCCGATTCTGGTACTCGACGAGGCGACCAGTGCGGTCGACCCCGAGTCGGAGGGGAAGATCCAATCGGCGCTCGCTACGTTGCGGCAGGGGCGGACGGCCCTGGTGGTGGCGCATCGTCTGGGGACGGTCCTCGATGCCGACCGGATCCTGGTATTTCACCACGGCGAGCTGCGAGAGATGGGGTCGCACGCCGAGCTGATGGCGGCACGGGGGCTGTACGAACGGCTCGTCCGGCTGCAACGAGGGGAGGTCCCGCGAAAGGGCGTCGGCTGA
- the uvrA gene encoding excinuclease ABC subunit UvrA, with amino-acid sequence MHRPVIRVVNARQHNLKGITVEIPRRSLTVVTGPSGCGKSSLAFDTLYAEGQRRYIESLSTYAKQFLERMPKPLVDRIEGIAPAVAIEQRAPAMSSRSTVGTATEVYDYLRLLWARIGEQFCIKCGAPVRRDTAQSSTDATLAALTGRIQVAFPLPPSAHVSHTGTVENLRALGFVRLLVDDTAFHLDELPDGLDLIAAKEVLVIIDRLVAVEDQRGRIAEAIASAFDEGEGIALVLGEARRLRFTEFPACSNCDTPAAVITPALFSFNNPRGACPTCNGFGAVLQYDIALVVPDPERSISEGAIDPWTKPRYEAKRQLLASTAKKLGADIDAPWHTLPTEVQETLLHGKSGKYLGIFPFLVGLEEKRYKQYIRVFLRQYQLAHQCSVCHGARLRPEALAVRVAERTIADVAALSVDKLHAWFAGLQLADTARIVADLVLEQVASRVEYLRDVGLGYLTLDRQTRTLSGGEAQRIALSNALGSRLVDALYVLDEPSIGLHPRDTDRLLALLFRLRDLGNTVVVVEHDPAAIKGADWMLELGPGAGEQGGQLVHSGPVADAHDTLTADYLLGRKRIGIPSVRRPLGPAWLSVRGARLHNLRGVNARIPLGTLTAITGVSGSGKSTFAYDVLYRQLERRLEGEHSAKTHLGEEVGEVDSMQGWELITDVVLVDQTPIGRSPRSNPVTYIKAYDEIRELFAAHPLSKQRKYTPATFSFNLPGGRCEECEGAGHVQVEMVFLADVFVPCEVCGGTRFKRAVLDVKLQGFSIHDVLQWSVDEAIRRFRHQPKLGAALWQLQQVGLGYLRLGQPATTLSGGEAQRLKIARELIAAQKRGGRKLYLLDEPTTGLHLDDVRVLISVLDKLVDAGHTVVVIEHHLDVIKRADWVIDLGPEAGDGGGEIVAMGTPEEVAATAGSWTGTFLKGVLAEG; translated from the coding sequence GTGCATCGCCCCGTCATCCGCGTCGTCAACGCACGCCAGCACAATCTCAAGGGCATCACGGTCGAGATTCCGCGCCGCTCCCTGACTGTCGTCACCGGTCCTTCCGGTTGCGGCAAGAGCTCGCTCGCGTTCGATACCCTGTATGCCGAGGGCCAGCGCCGCTACATCGAGTCGCTCTCCACCTATGCCAAGCAGTTCCTCGAGCGGATGCCGAAGCCGCTGGTGGACCGCATCGAGGGGATCGCTCCTGCCGTCGCGATCGAACAACGCGCCCCCGCGATGTCCTCGCGTTCCACTGTTGGAACGGCGACCGAGGTCTACGACTACCTGCGCCTCCTCTGGGCCCGCATCGGCGAACAGTTCTGCATCAAGTGCGGCGCACCGGTGCGCCGCGACACGGCGCAGTCGAGTACCGACGCCACCCTGGCTGCGCTGACGGGCCGGATCCAGGTCGCCTTCCCGCTGCCACCATCGGCCCACGTCTCGCACACCGGCACCGTCGAGAACCTGCGCGCCCTCGGCTTCGTCCGTCTGCTCGTCGATGATACCGCCTTCCATCTCGACGAACTCCCTGACGGGCTCGACCTGATCGCCGCGAAGGAAGTGCTCGTCATCATCGACCGGCTCGTGGCCGTGGAGGATCAGCGCGGTCGCATCGCCGAAGCCATCGCGAGCGCCTTCGATGAGGGCGAAGGGATCGCGCTGGTGCTTGGCGAGGCTCGCCGCCTTCGCTTCACCGAATTTCCAGCGTGCAGCAACTGTGACACGCCAGCCGCCGTGATCACCCCGGCGCTCTTTTCGTTCAACAATCCGCGCGGGGCGTGCCCCACCTGCAACGGCTTCGGCGCGGTGCTGCAATACGACATCGCGCTCGTGGTCCCCGATCCGGAACGATCGATCAGTGAAGGCGCCATCGATCCGTGGACCAAGCCGCGCTACGAAGCGAAGCGGCAGCTGCTCGCCTCGACGGCGAAAAAGCTCGGCGCCGATATTGACGCGCCGTGGCACACGCTCCCGACCGAGGTGCAGGAGACGCTGCTCCACGGGAAGTCGGGGAAATATCTCGGCATCTTTCCCTTCCTCGTCGGGCTGGAAGAGAAGCGCTACAAGCAGTACATCCGCGTCTTCCTGCGGCAGTACCAGCTGGCCCACCAGTGTAGCGTCTGCCACGGTGCGCGACTTCGCCCCGAGGCGCTCGCCGTGCGCGTGGCCGAACGCACCATCGCCGATGTCGCCGCACTCAGCGTCGACAAGCTCCACGCCTGGTTCGCCGGCTTGCAGCTCGCAGATACGGCGCGCATCGTCGCCGACCTGGTGCTCGAACAGGTCGCGAGTCGCGTCGAGTATCTCCGCGATGTCGGCCTCGGCTACCTCACGCTCGACCGCCAGACGCGGACTCTCTCCGGCGGCGAGGCCCAGCGCATCGCCCTGTCCAATGCACTCGGCTCACGACTCGTCGATGCCCTCTACGTTCTCGATGAGCCGTCGATCGGCCTCCATCCGCGCGACACCGACCGGCTCCTCGCCCTGCTCTTCCGGCTGCGCGACCTCGGCAACACCGTGGTGGTGGTGGAACACGACCCCGCGGCGATCAAGGGCGCCGACTGGATGCTCGAGCTCGGGCCGGGTGCCGGCGAACAGGGTGGCCAGTTAGTGCACAGCGGCCCCGTCGCGGATGCGCACGACACCCTCACCGCCGACTATCTCCTCGGCCGCAAGCGGATCGGCATTCCGAGTGTGCGCCGTCCGCTCGGGCCAGCGTGGCTCTCGGTGCGCGGCGCGCGGCTCCACAATCTCCGTGGCGTCAACGCGCGGATTCCGCTCGGTACCCTCACCGCCATCACCGGCGTGTCGGGCTCGGGAAAGAGTACTTTCGCCTACGACGTGCTCTACCGGCAGCTCGAACGCCGGCTCGAGGGCGAGCACTCCGCCAAGACGCACCTGGGCGAAGAAGTTGGTGAAGTCGATTCCATGCAGGGCTGGGAACTCATCACCGATGTCGTGCTGGTCGACCAGACGCCGATCGGCCGCTCGCCCCGCTCGAATCCAGTGACCTATATCAAGGCCTACGACGAGATCCGCGAACTCTTCGCGGCGCACCCGCTCTCGAAGCAGCGGAAATACACGCCGGCGACCTTCTCATTCAATCTGCCAGGTGGCCGCTGCGAAGAGTGCGAAGGTGCCGGACACGTGCAAGTGGAGATGGTCTTCCTCGCCGATGTCTTCGTGCCGTGCGAGGTCTGCGGCGGGACTCGCTTCAAGCGTGCCGTACTCGACGTGAAGCTGCAGGGCTTCTCGATCCACGACGTGCTGCAGTGGAGTGTCGACGAGGCGATCCGCCGCTTCCGGCATCAGCCGAAACTGGGCGCCGCGCTCTGGCAGCTGCAACAGGTGGGGCTCGGCTATCTCCGCCTCGGGCAACCGGCCACCACCCTTTCTGGCGGCGAAGCGCAGCGGCTCAAGATCGCTCGTGAGCTGATCGCGGCGCAGAAGCGTGGCGGTCGCAAGCTCTACCTGCTCGACGAGCCCACCACGGGTCTCCACCTCGACGATGTGCGAGTACTGATCAGCGTACTCGACAAGCTGGTCGACGCGGGCCACACCGTGGTGGTCATCGAGCACCATCTCGATGTCATCAAGCGCGCCGACTGGGTCATCGATCTCGGTCCCGAGGCCGGCGATGGCGGCGGCGAGATCGTCGCGATGGGCACGCCCGAAGAAGTGGCCGCAACCGCGGGCTCGTGGACCGGCACGTTCCTGAAAGGGGTGCTCGCGGAAGGATGA
- the rpsN gene encoding 30S ribosomal protein S14 → MAKTSSVQRNLKRIKLAAKYNDQRLKLKQIIRSETVSQSEKDDAIRKMQAIPRNASPVRVRNRCQMTGRARAYVRRFGLSRISFREQALEGKIPGVRKASW, encoded by the coding sequence ATGGCCAAGACGAGTTCGGTCCAGCGCAACCTGAAGCGCATCAAGCTGGCTGCCAAGTACAACGACCAGCGGCTGAAGCTGAAGCAGATCATCCGCAGCGAGACGGTGTCGCAGTCCGAGAAGGATGACGCGATCCGGAAGATGCAGGCGATTCCGCGCAACGCATCGCCGGTCCGTGTCCGCAATCGCTGCCAGATGACCGGCCGTGCTCGCGCCTACGTGCGTCGCTTCGGTCTCTCGCGTATCTCGTTCCGTGAACAGGCGCTCGAGGGAAAGATCCCCGGCGTTCGCAAGGCGTCCTGGTAA
- the rpmG gene encoding 50S ribosomal protein L33, with the protein MAKKGRVQVKLRSTESSYMYTTTKNPKKHPERMELRKYDPTLRRHAAFKEEK; encoded by the coding sequence ATGGCGAAGAAGGGACGCGTGCAGGTCAAGCTCCGTAGCACCGAGAGCTCCTACATGTACACGACGACCAAGAACCCGAAGAAGCACCCGGAGCGGATGGAACTGCGCAAGTATGATCCAACGCTTCGCCGTCACGCGGCGTTCAAGGAAGAGAAGTAG
- a CDS encoding aminopeptidase P family protein encodes MSPAALNRALVLLTLVASTTAAPLRAQEGSPGGPVPVASLQARRAAFLAAMPKGIAVVEAGTTKSNDLGDYPQDGDYRERANFFYFTGIESPGGRLVFIQPDSGSSQGRVLLYLAAPPKQRNAWFAPTIAADTVAARLTGLSMEQIIAGGGPPDGAGPTALPADKFTTVSDSIANALSLSKLAPRVISRLITPLRSIKDDDEIRRLRRAGDISAEAHRAAMLNARPGMWEFEIEAIVEYTFRRRGAERVGYPSIVGSGPNTTTLHYDLSRRQTKPGDLVLIDAAAEFGYYSADLTRTFPVDGKFTPRQKAIYELVLGAQQAAIDSVRPGTNMVALHQIAAKYMKDHSGTLCGTKTCDAYFIHFLSHTVGLDVHDVGGGNQPLKAGMTFTIEPGIYLPEENLGVRIEDVVLVTATGSENLTKGAPRTVADIEKLMSQGKLQGLNALKP; translated from the coding sequence GTGTCGCCTGCTGCCTTGAACCGCGCCCTCGTCCTCCTCACGCTTGTCGCCTCAACGACCGCTGCGCCGCTGCGGGCGCAGGAAGGCTCTCCCGGTGGGCCAGTGCCCGTCGCATCGCTCCAGGCCCGTCGTGCGGCCTTCCTCGCCGCAATGCCGAAGGGCATCGCCGTCGTCGAAGCCGGCACGACCAAGAGCAACGATCTCGGTGACTACCCGCAGGACGGCGACTACCGGGAGCGAGCAAATTTCTTCTACTTCACCGGCATCGAGAGTCCCGGCGGCCGGCTCGTGTTCATCCAGCCCGATTCCGGCAGCAGCCAGGGGCGCGTGCTCCTCTACCTCGCCGCGCCGCCCAAGCAACGCAATGCCTGGTTCGCACCGACGATCGCGGCCGACACGGTCGCGGCTCGTCTCACCGGGCTGTCGATGGAACAGATCATCGCCGGTGGTGGCCCACCGGATGGAGCCGGCCCGACCGCGCTCCCGGCCGACAAGTTCACCACGGTCTCGGACTCCATCGCCAATGCCCTCTCGCTGTCGAAGCTCGCCCCGCGGGTGATCAGTCGGCTCATCACGCCGCTGCGATCGATCAAGGACGACGACGAGATCCGTCGCCTCCGTCGCGCCGGCGACATTTCGGCCGAGGCGCATCGTGCCGCGATGCTCAACGCGCGCCCCGGGATGTGGGAGTTCGAGATCGAGGCGATCGTCGAGTACACCTTCCGTCGTCGCGGCGCCGAGCGCGTGGGGTATCCGTCGATCGTCGGATCCGGTCCGAATACCACGACACTGCACTACGACCTCTCGCGCCGCCAGACCAAACCCGGTGACCTGGTGCTCATCGACGCGGCCGCCGAATTCGGCTACTACTCCGCCGACCTGACGCGCACCTTTCCAGTCGATGGCAAGTTCACGCCGCGCCAGAAGGCGATCTACGAACTCGTCCTCGGCGCGCAGCAGGCGGCGATCGATTCGGTACGCCCTGGCACGAACATGGTGGCACTGCACCAGATCGCCGCCAAGTACATGAAGGATCACTCGGGCACCCTCTGCGGCACCAAGACCTGCGACGCGTACTTCATCCATTTCCTGTCGCACACGGTGGGGCTCGATGTTCACGATGTCGGTGGCGGAAACCAGCCGCTCAAGGCCGGGATGACCTTCACCATCGAGCCCGGCATCTATCTCCCCGAGGAGAATCTCGGCGTCCGGATCGAGGACGTGGTGCTGGTCACGGCGACCGGTTCGGAGAATCTCACCAAGGGCGCACCACGCACGGTGGCCGATATCGAGAAGCTGATGAGTCAGGGCAAGCTGCAGGGACTGAACGCGCTCAAGCCGTAG
- a CDS encoding pyridoxal-dependent decarboxylase: MDNEAFRRHGHEIVDWLADYFRDIETRPIVPAVVPGDLRRSLPTAAPLAGEPFEQILSDFREQVLPGITHWGHPGWFAYFPSNTSPPSVLAEFLTAGLGAQCMSWVTSPAATELEQVVMVWYRQLLGLSDAFTGVIQDSASTATFVAFLTARERLADDAGRMTAYWTSQAHSSIPKGARLTGIPVDRCRIIPVDDAFAMRSDALMTAMAEDVEQGLVPGIVVATIGTTSSTACDPLRSIGEAARQHGAWYHVDGAYGGSAAILPEARPLLDGVELADSFVTNPHKWMMTSFDCSTYFVRDVDGLLRTFAANPEYLRTRHDAEVVNYRDWGIPLGRRFRALKLWFVLRSYGVAGLQALIRKHIAMGQQLAQWVDEAAGWERLAPAPLGLVCLRHVPKALAGDEAVLAAHNAALMERVNGSGRVYLTHTVLDGKYAIRVAIGAWRTERRNVEEVWELLKREARSEKGEAGALSP, encoded by the coding sequence ATGGACAACGAAGCCTTCCGCCGTCACGGTCACGAGATCGTCGACTGGCTCGCGGACTACTTCCGCGATATCGAAACGCGGCCGATCGTCCCGGCAGTTGTGCCGGGCGATCTCCGCCGATCGCTCCCCACCGCGGCACCGCTGGCTGGTGAGCCATTCGAACAGATCCTCAGCGATTTTCGCGAGCAGGTACTCCCAGGCATCACCCACTGGGGCCATCCGGGGTGGTTCGCCTACTTCCCATCCAACACGTCGCCGCCCTCGGTGCTGGCCGAGTTTCTCACCGCCGGGCTCGGTGCCCAGTGCATGAGCTGGGTGACATCCCCTGCCGCAACCGAACTCGAGCAGGTGGTAATGGTCTGGTATCGCCAGCTGCTCGGCCTCTCCGACGCGTTCACCGGTGTCATTCAGGATTCGGCATCCACCGCGACCTTCGTGGCGTTCCTCACGGCGCGCGAGCGGCTGGCCGATGATGCCGGACGGATGACGGCCTACTGGACTTCACAGGCGCATTCGTCGATCCCGAAGGGAGCACGACTGACCGGGATTCCGGTCGACCGCTGCCGGATCATTCCGGTTGATGATGCCTTCGCAATGCGCTCGGACGCCCTCATGACCGCGATGGCCGAGGATGTCGAGCAAGGGCTGGTTCCCGGGATCGTGGTGGCAACGATAGGGACGACGTCGTCAACCGCCTGCGACCCGCTACGCTCGATTGGCGAGGCCGCGCGGCAGCACGGCGCGTGGTATCACGTGGATGGTGCCTACGGTGGCTCGGCGGCGATTCTTCCCGAGGCGCGACCACTGCTTGACGGTGTGGAACTCGCTGATTCGTTCGTGACCAATCCGCACAAGTGGATGATGACGAGTTTCGACTGCTCGACCTACTTCGTGCGCGATGTGGATGGGTTGCTGCGGACCTTCGCCGCAAACCCCGAATACCTCCGCACCCGCCACGACGCGGAAGTAGTCAACTATCGCGACTGGGGGATTCCCCTCGGCCGGCGTTTCCGCGCACTCAAGCTCTGGTTTGTGCTGCGTTCCTATGGCGTGGCCGGACTGCAGGCGCTGATCCGCAAGCATATCGCGATGGGGCAGCAGCTGGCGCAGTGGGTCGACGAGGCCGCAGGATGGGAGCGACTCGCCCCGGCACCGCTGGGGCTGGTCTGTCTCCGGCACGTGCCGAAAGCGCTCGCTGGAGATGAGGCAGTGCTCGCGGCACATAACGCGGCGCTGATGGAGCGTGTGAATGGGTCGGGGAGGGTCTACCTCACGCATACTGTGCTCGACGGCAAGTACGCGATCCGGGTCGCGATCGGCGCGTGGCGGACGGAGCGGCGGAATGTCGAGGAGGTATGGGAACTACTGAAACGAGAAGCGAGAAGCGAGAAGGGAGAAGCGGGGGCGCTGTCACCCTGA
- a CDS encoding alpha-L-fucosidase, producing the protein MQRLDGDPSGSPFSFGHPFLPPSLDLIKIPQLGLRPQKGDVADRAAQFQAMAWSLFAGLFMATAAIIFAGAPVIPTIGAAFVFAYVAGSLIAWFSGSVSHTFIHTLLAGRGEPRAPEYSAQEALLIQGRVDESIKSFHSYIAHHPEDLDVRIRLAEVLGKEGNDSAASEEMFLEARIVGTSKRQDVSVSNGLIDLYRRGGKTEQLKAELARFARNHPGTFEARNAQAYLRQLAGMIICLLMAAAAPSLDAQAPYTPTAANLAARERFQDLKLGMFIHWGPAMVLQDGEWVMENRHLTVREYETLPALFNPVQFDADAWVRFAKESGLRYITLITKHHDGFALWNSKVSDWNIIARTPFKRDIVKELSGACQRAGMPLFLYYSQLDWHSTDYFPRGGTGRGAGRPESGDFNKYLDYMDAQLTELLTNYGPIAGIWFDGMWDRPDADWRLRQTYDLIHRLQPATLIGSNHHQAPLPGEDFQMFEKDLPGANSAGFNTTHISALPHETAETVAESWGFRLNDRATKSLDRLVRYVVNAAGVGANFLLNVGPMPIGSIYPDHAARMRELGGWLKQHGEAIYGTRAGPIGPRPWGVTTTQGNRVFVHVLDWRDRELTIPPVGGEVIGATLLIGGAAVPFRASGDGWTLVLPERGAGEIDQIVVLVRRG; encoded by the coding sequence TTGCAGCGTCTTGACGGCGATCCTTCGGGGTCGCCGTTTTCGTTTGGCCACCCCTTCCTTCCGCCGAGCCTCGACTTGATCAAGATCCCGCAGCTGGGTCTGCGACCGCAGAAGGGCGATGTCGCCGATCGTGCGGCCCAGTTTCAGGCGATGGCCTGGAGCCTCTTCGCCGGCCTGTTCATGGCAACGGCGGCGATCATCTTCGCGGGTGCGCCCGTCATTCCCACGATCGGGGCGGCGTTCGTGTTCGCGTATGTTGCGGGATCCCTCATTGCATGGTTCTCGGGTTCGGTCTCGCACACGTTCATTCACACGCTGCTCGCTGGTCGCGGCGAACCGCGCGCGCCAGAATACTCCGCGCAGGAAGCGCTGCTGATCCAGGGCCGCGTCGACGAGTCCATCAAATCGTTCCACAGCTACATCGCGCATCATCCTGAAGATCTCGATGTGCGCATCCGCCTCGCCGAAGTGCTGGGCAAGGAAGGGAATGACTCCGCGGCATCAGAAGAAATGTTTCTCGAGGCACGCATCGTGGGCACCAGCAAGCGCCAGGATGTGTCGGTGTCAAACGGGCTGATTGATCTCTACCGTCGCGGCGGAAAGACGGAGCAGCTCAAGGCCGAACTCGCCCGCTTCGCCCGCAACCACCCTGGCACCTTCGAGGCCCGGAACGCGCAAGCGTATCTGCGCCAGCTCGCCGGCATGATCATCTGCCTCTTGATGGCTGCAGCCGCGCCATCGCTGGATGCTCAGGCGCCTTACACCCCCACCGCCGCGAACCTCGCCGCCCGCGAACGCTTCCAGGATCTCAAGCTCGGCATGTTCATCCACTGGGGCCCGGCGATGGTGCTGCAGGATGGCGAGTGGGTGATGGAGAATCGCCATCTCACGGTGCGTGAATACGAGACCCTTCCCGCGCTCTTCAATCCGGTGCAGTTCGATGCTGATGCGTGGGTCCGCTTCGCGAAGGAATCGGGGCTGCGCTACATCACCCTGATCACCAAGCATCACGACGGCTTCGCACTCTGGAACTCGAAGGTGAGCGATTGGAACATCATCGCCCGCACGCCGTTCAAGCGCGACATCGTGAAGGAGTTGAGCGGGGCGTGCCAGCGTGCGGGGATGCCACTCTTTCTCTATTACTCGCAGCTCGACTGGCACAGCACCGACTATTTCCCGCGCGGCGGCACCGGGCGCGGCGCGGGGCGCCCCGAGTCAGGCGACTTCAACAAGTATCTCGATTACATGGATGCGCAGCTGACCGAGCTGCTTACCAACTACGGACCGATTGCCGGCATCTGGTTCGACGGGATGTGGGACCGACCCGACGCCGATTGGCGGCTGCGGCAGACCTACGACCTGATTCACCGCTTGCAGCCGGCGACACTGATCGGTTCCAACCATCATCAGGCGCCGCTCCCTGGCGAAGATTTCCAGATGTTCGAGAAGGATCTTCCGGGAGCCAACTCTGCCGGCTTCAACACCACCCACATCAGCGCGTTGCCGCACGAGACGGCCGAGACGGTGGCGGAGTCGTGGGGATTCCGGCTAAACGACCGGGCGACCAAGTCGCTCGACCGGCTGGTGCGCTACGTGGTGAATGCGGCCGGTGTGGGCGCCAACTTCCTGCTCAACGTGGGACCGATGCCGATCGGCAGTATCTACCCCGACCACGCCGCCCGGATGCGCGAGCTCGGCGGCTGGCTCAAGCAGCACGGCGAGGCCATCTACGGCACCCGCGCCGGCCCGATCGGGCCCCGGCCCTGGGGGGTGACCACGACACAGGGGAACCGTGTCTTCGTGCACGTCCTCGACTGGCGCGATCGCGAACTCACGATTCCGCCGGTGGGTGGCGAGGTGATTGGGGCGACCCTCCTGATCGGTGGTGCGGCGGTACCGTTCCGGGCCAGTGGCGATGGCTGGACGCTGGTCCTGCCCGAGCGCGGGGCAGGGGAGATCGACCAGATTGTAGTCTTGGTTCGGCGCGGCTGA
- a CDS encoding lysylphosphatidylglycerol synthase transmembrane domain-containing protein: protein MALLTPKALRRGFSLFVLISLVGYVAVLVYGDDGAGFVRSLSGIHWSWVLVGLGLASMDWLGGGLRLWILAREVHERPPFWGMVIAGGMGAWGAYVTPLQAGASPMMVYAMKRAGVPVAKAMTITLMSFIATVIFFAVSGPLALLLGAGKSLGGRGDVLGLSLLDLFKGSMGIFAFLGVLLLVVLIAPKFISAMVHRIAGALGNRSARVAARLESLHAGIDTAHASMKVFNTPRGWLSLFWATIVSGPSHANKLLAGYVALRVVGIEAQFVDVLLLQTLITFLLYFAPTPGASGIAEVLSAAVMSLYLPRELTPLYTLVWRSILSWFTIAFGFMVFSTWVRSGVKEIEVDAT from the coding sequence ATGGCTCTCCTGACTCCCAAGGCGCTCCGCCGCGGCTTCTCCCTCTTCGTCCTGATCTCCCTGGTGGGTTACGTCGCCGTGCTGGTCTATGGTGACGATGGGGCAGGATTCGTCCGTTCGCTCAGCGGAATTCACTGGAGCTGGGTGCTGGTCGGGCTGGGGCTCGCGTCGATGGACTGGCTCGGGGGCGGGTTGCGGCTCTGGATCCTGGCGCGCGAGGTCCACGAACGGCCGCCATTCTGGGGAATGGTCATCGCCGGCGGGATGGGTGCGTGGGGTGCCTACGTCACACCGCTTCAGGCTGGGGCCTCGCCGATGATGGTGTACGCCATGAAGCGCGCCGGTGTCCCGGTCGCGAAGGCGATGACCATCACGCTGATGTCGTTCATCGCCACCGTGATCTTCTTCGCCGTCAGCGGTCCGCTGGCACTCCTCCTCGGCGCCGGCAAATCGCTCGGCGGCCGCGGCGATGTGCTCGGGCTTTCCCTGCTCGACCTGTTCAAGGGAAGCATGGGGATCTTCGCGTTCCTCGGGGTGCTGCTGCTGGTCGTGCTGATCGCGCCGAAGTTCATTTCGGCAATGGTGCATCGCATCGCCGGTGCGCTCGGCAACCGGAGCGCCCGCGTCGCCGCGCGACTCGAGTCGCTGCACGCCGGGATCGATACCGCACACGCGAGCATGAAGGTGTTCAACACGCCGCGTGGCTGGCTATCGCTCTTCTGGGCCACCATCGTGTCGGGCCCGAGCCACGCGAACAAGTTGCTCGCCGGCTACGTCGCCTTGCGCGTCGTCGGCATCGAGGCGCAGTTCGTCGATGTGCTGCTGCTTCAGACGCTGATCACCTTCCTGCTCTACTTCGCGCCGACGCCCGGTGCCTCCGGCATTGCTGAAGTGCTGTCGGCGGCGGTGATGTCGCTCTACCTGCCGCGCGAACTCACGCCGCTCTATACCCTCGTGTGGCGCTCCATCCTGAGCTGGTTCACCATCGCCTTCGGTTTCATGGTCTTCTCGACCTGGGTCCGCAGCGGGGTGAAGGAGATCGAGGTCGACGCGACGTGA